In Alosa sapidissima isolate fAloSap1 chromosome 5, fAloSap1.pri, whole genome shotgun sequence, the genomic stretch CTTACAACTACTACACAACTAGTTTATTACTACTAGTGTttatttcatatatatatatatatatatatatatatatatatatatatatatatatatatacacatacatatatatgcatacatatacatacataaacactaccagtcaaaagtttgtgGTCACttaaatttccattccactccattatagacagaatacagaataccagctgagatcagttgcattgttttccgattacattatgtgcttgcataattgcaaaagggcacgtggcagtgtcattttcatcatatatacagtatggccACATGGTGTATTGGTTAATACATATACTGGTTGATCCTGGTTCAGTGACGgctccctggtgtgtgtgtgtgcgcgtgtgtgtgtgtgtgtgtgtgtgtgtgtgtgtgtgtgtgtgtgtgtgtgtgtgtgtgtgtgtgtgcgcgcgtgtgtgtgtgtgtgtgtgtgtgtgtgtgtgtgtgtgtgtgtgtgtgcgtgcgtgcgtgcgtgcgtgcgtgcgtgcgtgcgtgcgtgcgtgcgtgcgtgtgtgcagagCTGAATGTAATGGAGACGGATGAGCAGGGGGGAGGCAGCAACACCAGTCTGCCCAGCGCACCCAATGACCGAGCCAGCGGCATGGACCAGACGGCCAGCTGGGCCGTCAGCTTTGAGCGGCTGCTGGAGGACCCCACCGGGGTGCGCTACTTCACCGTAAGTCTCTCGTCCGGTCACTCCTCCTCCAGTGGCACACTTGCAAACCGTGACCATGCATGGTGACCAGTGTTTCACTATAAGGTCCTGTGTTTAGGGCAGGAACAGTTCTCCCTACATTGCACATAGTTCAAACTTTTTCAAGTTCAAGTGTTAACCACACAATGCTTTacactgtttgtgtttgtgtgtttcattaGAGAACCaaaccaaaaaatatacttcaaAGACCAACAACTCTCACAGATAGTAGGATGTTATGAACAGGCAACAGCTCCTGGCTCCACAGAATGTTGTGCAGATGACAGTGATGGGATAAACAGCTCCTCTATAATTCTAGGTTTCCAAAAGACTTCTGACATGCTATATGGTGACAGAAGAGCacacatctgtatgtgtgtgtgtgctcacatgcATGGCACTACATGCACATAaaaatctgtgagtgtgtgtttttgtgtgttggtttgtgaGCGGTCTCTCTAGCAAATAGCTGATTATTAATGTGAGTCACCCTCAATGTGAGGCCCTCCTCAGgagaatgtctgtctgtctgctcgcCTGCCTGCGCGCGCCTTGCCCCCGCCAGGGGAACGGATCTCCAATTTACTGGTGGAATTAGACTCATAAACGGCCCACGCATGAGTCACAGTGTGGGAGACTGAGGAGGGCTGGatttatgcttttttttttgtgcccccaacgtcatcttccaggcagcgctgccaccgctgacttaaaggcacctaatcctaaccctaaccctaaccccaaccctaaccctaacccatggCTAACCCTAGTGctttccaggcagcgctgccttgaaggcaacgttgggggcataaaacaccaagaaacgtgAGGAGGCATCTAAACGAGCCCTTGGACAGATGACAGATGGAACAGGGGATGctaggagtggaggggaggggaggggaggggagaggtaagggaagggggggggggtcagaagaggggaggggaggggagaggtaagggaaggggggggggaggggtcagaagaggggaggggagccTGCGGCACTCAGGTTGCGAGATAAAAAAACACCCTGTGACGAAGGAAACAATAGGCAATTAACCAATTGACACAAAACAGATCTTTTTTGTATGATGCAAACAGCATCACGACACATTGTACATTCCAGGCACTTCCTTTCATACGCTTGATTTAATATGGATCCAAACACAGATGCAGTGGTGTGCTTGACTGCTTTTCTTTGCTGTACAGACACTGACTCTAGCCCATGGGCTACAGAGAGAAGCAGCTGGCCTTTTGTTGTGGCTACCCTGTCTGTAACAGACATACTATTACTCTGCATTCAGACTCACCTGGTGACAAAGATGGTTAAATGGTAAAGTGATGCCGTGTGTGTCATCCTTGGTCACCTGTGTGCTTTGGTCCTTCTCTCCACAGGCCTTCCTGAAGTCCGAGGTCAGCGCAGAAAACATCTTATTCTGGCAGGCGTGTGAGAAGTTCCGCAGGATCCCCTCCACTCAGCCAGGCGAGGTGCAGTCCTGTGGCTATCTGGATCTGCTGAGCATTTCTGCATTTCTGTATCTCAGTGTCTTCTTTAAAGCACACTCAGAGTGGCTGGTTCTTCCAACTCAAACCAAATTTTAAAAAGCATGTAATTCTTTACTAATGAATTTATTGAAGTAATGAAATTGatgaattattttttgttttgttttagaggCAAAGAAACAATCCATTGATGTGTTGTTATTGATGTGTTGTTATTGATGTGTTGTtattgatgtgttttatttgtctGTCTCCAGTTGTGCCGCGCGGCTCTGTCTATCTACAACACCTACCTCTCAGATAGCGCTACTCTTCCAGTCAACATTGACGACACGGCCCGTGTGGATGAGAAGACTCTCAGAGCTCCGCACTCAGACATGTTTCAGAAAGCCCAACAGCAGGTGAGAATAAGACACAACAGCCGCCGAACTGTCCTGAGGTCTGCTGAGTGtgattcactaattcacggattgggataaatgcagagaccaaatttccctcacgggatgaaaagagtatatatacttacttatacttagataCCAGACAGTACTAAATGGTATCCACATTGCTATTTGTTTGACAGACACTCAGAATAACTGGCCGCTAGTCTCTCAGTGGTGTCTTTGGGTGTCCTTACTGTTTCAGAATGGCCAGTAATTGGTGTCAGAAGGGGTTTTACCCTGGATTTAGAGAGGGTATATGCAAAGTGAAATTATAGTCAGTGATGGTCAGGTGTGCACATCTTGTATCTAGGGGAATAATTTTACTTTTGGAAATGTACCGGTATATTGAGCAAAAGTGTTTCCACTTTTCCAGTCCATTTTCAAAATCTCTTTTTTTGTTCATCTGGGAAGCCAGCAAGAAATGTAGCTGCAGTACTGAAAACCTTTTAAGCAGCTAAGAACTGTTTAAAAAATTCAGAGAGGTCAAAAAGGATTCTTTATCACAATGCCCATACTAAAAACCCAATATCTCTATAATAAGGTTGAAGGCCTCCTCTACAGAGACAACCTAGTGTATTGCTTTGCCTAATTCCTTTTTTTATGAGCAGTTTGAAAagtcattcaaaagcattcagAGCTCTTGATGCATCAATCACAATCCTTCATAATTATGGCATTTTGCACCAGCAGAATTGATCTGTCAGCACTAATCCATATCAAAATCAATCGACTTAGCCTTAATGCATCTCATTTAATTTCCTTTCATTTCAATGGAGCTCTTGCCAAATGAGAAATCAAGATGCTGATACACGCACAGTCAAGCAGGGCTGTGCACACATTCAGCAATGAAGATGTCaaagtaaataaatacttttGTGATGACATTGACCGCTATCATATGCAGGGTACTTCAAGGGAGCAATGTTTGTAGTATTCCTGGCCATCTGAGAGAAAAGAGctttgtgtgtttaatatgtgaTGTAATAGAGTTAGAGTGATTGCAATAGAGATACTGCTGGAATGTACACTTGCCTCttaataaagaataaagagaaTAAGGAGTCTTAGTTGTTATATCCTGTAGGAACATACAGTAACCCTCAGAATGAGTGCAAATAATTACAAATAAATCCTTCATAGCAGATCCCATCTAAGTTGTAATATCCTTGCCCCTCTTCTcacctctacctccctctctctctctctctctctctctctctctctcagattttCAAGTTGATGAAATTTGACAGCTACGCCCGCTTCGTCCGTTCCCAGCTGTATCAGAACTGCATGCTGGCTAACGTGGAGGGCAGGCCCCTGCCTGACATTGGGCCCCGCTCCAAGGCCACCGCAGCTAAAAGGGCCGCAGCTCCAGATAACTACTCCCAGAGGGACCAGCAGAAACCTGACTCAAAACAGAAGGAGGTAAGGGGGCACCAGATGAGATTTGTATGCTACATGGATTTCTTTCGCTGGCTGCCGCCAGAACAAGGATAAATAAGTAGATGGTTTGTCAGCCTGTTAAGCCTAAGCCTAACCATATTTGTAAAATAGACCCATTTTCTTCTGTAAATGCTGTAATGTAACTTGCCTTAGAAAAAAAGAGTTAAATCCACTGATGTaagaagagtgtgtttgtgtgtgcgcatgcccatgtgtgtgatgtgtgtgtgtctgtgcgcgcgcgcgtgtgtgtgcgtgtgtgtgtgtgtgcgtgtgtgtgtgcgtgtgtgtgtgtgtgtgtgtgtgtgtgtgtgtgtgtgtgtgtgtgtgtgtgtgtgtgtgtgtgtgtgtgtgtccatctacaGAAGAGCCGAGCTaaagcagaggaggagcagaggaaagGGCTGATCCAGAAATGGGACAAACGACAGGAGAAGACCGCATCATGGGGAGGTAGAACAGTTCTAATAAGACCGCATCATGGGGAGGTAGAACAGTTCTAATAAGACCGCATCATGGGGAGGTAGAACAGTTCTAGTAAGACCGCATCATGGGGAGGTAGAACATCCTACGGTTCTAATAAGACCGCATCATGGGGAGGTAGAACAGTTCTAATAAGACCGCATCATGGGGAAGTAGAACATCCTACGGTCCTAATAAGACCGCATCATGGGGAGGTAGAACAGTTCTAATTAGACCGCATCATGGGGAGGTAGAACATCCTACGGTTCTAATAAGACCACATCATGGGGAGGTAGAACAGTTCTTAAAAGACCGCATCATGGGGAGGTAGAACATCCTACGGTTCTAATAAGACGCCTAGACAACCTCATGCATCACATCCTGTTCATTTCTTTCATGATGAccattatattttatttattgggAATTTTGAATAGGCCTTTGTGCTGTGTAGAAAAGACACTGAATAATTTAGGAGATGGTTTTACTCAAAGTAACTTGGAGCGCTAGACACACATTTTTATTGATATGCTTCAAGGTAAATTGGATCAGTGGCGATGGAGCCAACAGCATATCACTCTGCCAACTGAGCTAACCCGAGTTATATGTATTAGTCTGTTGTTTTTTAATAGAGAGTTGTGACCTGTCTTTGCTGATGAGTATGCTGATGTAGCTATTTTTAACCACAGCCCTGTTTTCTCAACAGATCCTCTTGCTTCAATAAAGACAGGGGGGTCCTCACGCAATGAGGTGAGCTGTGATTATTTACATAATGATACATGCCGTTATTAACAATGAGTTCCACCATCATTCACTGGTGtacattctttttttgttggttggtgggtttgtttgttgttCGCTATGCTTAGCTTATGCGGAGGCACGTCGAGCTGAAGCTGCCATGTGTATTTCCTGTGGGTAGAGTTCAGAGGAGAAACTACAAAGAGAGAGTTGTGATCTTTGAGTTGAGCTATGGTCATCCACTGCTTCAGTCTTGACTTTTCCAGTGTTTGAATTGAATTAATATGCCAAggccccacctctctctctcgtgtttgTGTCAGTGACTGGTGAATTGCACCACACGTGTTTGTGTCAGTGGCTGGTGAATTGCACCACACGTGTTTGTGTCAGTGGCTGGTGAATTGCACCACACGTGTTTGTGTCAGTGGCTGGTGAATTACACCACACGTGTTTGTGTCAGTGGCTGGCCGATGTTCCCATTTGAAAACGTTTCTTTCCCACTGTACTCTGAAGGTGGAGCAGGTGTGTGCCCGGCTAGCAGAGAGTGACCTCCCTGTGGCACATAAGTACTGCTGCGTGTACCTGCCCGACGGCACGGCTTCCCTGATGCCCGCGCGGACCGGTCTGTCCGTCCGCAGCATGCTGATGGGCCTGTGTGAGAAGAGGGGCCTCCCTCTCAAGGACATCACCATCCACCTGCAGGGCAAAGACAAGGTCTGCTAGCAGACACACACtaaggcacatgcacacaaacacacgcacgcatgcacgcacacacacagacagacaggcacacacacacacatgcacacacacacacacacatgcacacacacacacacacacacacatgcacacacacacacacaaacagaggtcGGCCTCTCACCCTCTCAAAGACGTCACCATGTCCCTGCAAGGCAAAGACCAGGTCTATCATCAGACATcagctcatacatacacacacacacatacatgcacacatacataggagtcacacacacacacacacacacacacacacacacacacacacacacacacacacacacacacacacacatgcagacatacataggagacacacacacacacacacacatgcacacatacacacataggagacacatacacacacacacacacacacacacacccacacacacacacatgcacacatacataggagccacacacacacacatacacacacacatgcacacatacatcggagacacacacacacacatgcacacaggccaTGTGAGCTTTGCTGTttcttcagtgttttttttatcatttgtgaCCCAAGGCCTTCTTTTCCAGAAACCCCTCTCTCTAGACCAGGACAGTGCCGTGCTGAAGGACCAGCAGGTGGTTCTGGAGCTCCGAGTTACCTTAGCGTGAGTGTTCACTCTTTTGGGGCTCTTTCCTCTTCCTGTCATCATGTCTGCTTAGTCATGGATGACTTTAAACGAATGAAAAGGCTACTTTAGCAATTACTATGAATCAGTAATCTGACGTTAATTCAGTAAAATGTGGTACATCTTAACACTGTCAGCAATGCATTTTCAGGGTGAGAATTGTTTTCATGGGGAAGACGGTGACAATTGTGGCCAAGTCTAACAAGACTCTACAGGAAGCCCTCGCCACCATTCTTCAGAAATACAATCTACGACCTCAAGAGACCCTGGTAACCATGGTGAGCACAGCCACGGGTACACAATGAACTGATGTACATGTGTCCTGCTGAAATGACTGGTCACATTCATAAAacgaacaaaacaaaacaatgtgtcacaacacatttgttttaagagtgcagcaggcgtgtgtgtgtgtgtgtgtgtgtgtgtgtgtgtgtgtgtgtgtgtgtgtgtgtgtgtgtgtgtatgattgtctTTTTTGTCAGTTACATGTTTTTATCATCACTTTGACCAGAACTTCACATGTAGGGATTTGTTAGACTTGACTGTTACATACAAGAAAGGGAAGTAGACCTTTTCCTGTTTTTAGGAGATCCTAAATACCACAATCACAGTCACCAGAATTGTCTTTTGGAGGTCCTCCTTGTGTGCCTCTGCACAgctgagaagcttgtgaaactCAGAGAACATCTGACAGATCCTGCAGTAACCTCCTTTCCTTCCATCCTTTGTGTTACAGAGCGGAAGTGACGAGATCTTAAACATGAACATCGGGGTGACTTCTCTGGCCAACAAGACAGTGATACTGGACAGATCAAAAGGCTAGTATGCTGCCCAGCCAGAGCAAGTGTCTAAATACATGACATGACGTTTCAGTGAGCGGACAATTTTCTATGCTTGAATATAATTGATACATTTGCTGTTGTTTTCTTCAATGCAACAGATGTGCTGGTACCGATTGCCTCTCAGATTCTTCATTAGGAATGCTCCCAGTACATTTTCTTCATTAGGAATGCTCCcagtacattaaaaaaaatctgtctgaATGAATTGGCTTTATGAATGTTTATGAATGAGAATTACAGATAGTGATCACTATTAagcattatgcacacacacattacttagTCCTGTGTACAACATCAACAGCTCACATGGCCTACTCACACATGCCATCTTTCTTATCTCTCCTCCTGTACACCCATGAAATGATGTTGAAATGAAGTCTTATCCCATTTCTATTGTGAGCGACCAAGTGAATGTCCTTTCCTTACAAACGCCTCTTTCAGCTCGAGACATCCCAAGTGCTACCAAAGTACCAGTCACTTCCCCAGGGCTTCAGGTAAGAAGAGCAACGCTGTGTGCGAGCGATCCATTTCACTTTAACATAACCCTTGAGTGGTCACTGAGGAGAGTCTGACCTTCAGCAGATGAGAAGAGGAGGCATCGCAGACGTGGACATAAGCTCCCCTGGGGCTGGGTACAGAACCAGAGGAAATGCCAGACAGAGGAACCCTGGCCTGCGCAGAACTTACGACATGGACGGTATAGGACAGACATTACAGTTCTTACAGTCTGTGACTAAGAAATGCATTGTAATCCCATATCTATTAATGCAAGTGTTTCATTCTAGTGTTACAGTAATATCACCGGGTAATAGACCCagatgtatgtacatttgcgaaggtagcgttatcagcgccatggccaACCCACTGAAACCGCACACTATGACACTTATGTTAACGTTGTATTTATCAAACCTGCAGTTCATCGCATAAACAGCAACGTTCTCCGCCCCCTACTGCAATTTCCGAACGTTAACAACTGAAAGACATACTTCAATCACAAgagcagttgaatgaagttaactgatgacaacattaaaaggaataaacgtttagcgatcatgaaataataccagagactttctaatgaggagacacaagATTCACAAAAGattctccatagaaatgcatggggttagtttgtgacgccaatatggccgttgtctacacatatcccaacccttcctcggcaaaacgtcgacatgtgcaTACATTgaaccaatcatgtggtgtgatgtgaatacattgagccaatcatatggtgtgttgtgaagacatcttcccaatCATCAGGTgaactcgctgctggagcaagattgatgtcgtgaagccttgcgcacgcgcatttctactgaataggatgcccgatgagtgcccaaaaagcgttgctatatggacgccgagtggagggacttgcctaaaaggactttgataatACAATGcatgatgtcaacaagcaggaagataatgaagagcagtagttctactcaaactacttgtgcacatacaaactacttgtgcacataggctatggaagattagtcaaatctagcaagtaggaaagtttaagtggatgacgtgaaagtgaaagtaagacattcgaaagccCAACGAAaattaaggttgcttttgatatagtacaaagatgcaaaactggtgctctaaatagcgattctgttgtctttgaaaggttctcgtATTGACACATTTAACCACAAGCatttaacacctgcttttacatggcggaaatatttaggcgcaaAATAGACTTTCATGGGCAGTTTTCGTACATACAGGGGAATACCTATTTAGGCGCATTTTACGCttctcctcccatctttttacacgaaactcccactttcccctgaccctcctatgaatCGCAATTTGACATTCTCAGCTCCCGTGATAGGCAGTCTGCGCTTTTAcctcagtgcggcctgtttgtacatacctcaccATTTTATTATGCGCATGTtgtgaaacaaatacgcctgaagtgggttCATGAAGCGTTCATTTTACGCATAATTTTACGCAGCCACCATGTCAGCACATTCGCCAGTCTTGACTGATAAAATAAGCATGGATTGAATGGattgatggatggatagattgaaggatggatgaatggatggataaatgaatgtcttgaattttcccttggggatcaataaaatatctttcccttggggatcaataaaatatctatctatctatctatctatgtatctatctatctatctatgtatgtgtTGATGATGGATGGATACATAGATAGATGGAAGGAAATGTGGCTGGATGACTGGATAGATTGATGATGAATGAATTGATGGATGACTGGATAGATCgatgatgaatgaatggatggacgGACGGATGGTGATATTTATCATCCTTCTCCTAACTCTCTCCCCCTGGCCTTGGAGGGTGTGCAGGCCTGGTGGAGCTGCTGAACAGAGCCCAGTGGTGCAGCGCCGATGACCAGCGGGGCCTGCTGAGCAAGGAGCATCTGATGCTGCCCCAGTTCCTGCAGCAGCCCCTCCCCGAGGAGACGGCCGAGGAGGACGACCAGGACCTGGGGAACAGACTGGCCGAGGAGAGCCAGTCGGACTCTGGCTCCTCCAGCTGCCTGCCACAGGTGGCAGACCAAGGGCCTGTGCCCGGCTTCGCTTCAACCTCAGCTGAGGCCGATGCGATGCCCTCGCTGCCCCCTACGGGGGGGGAGGTTCCAGGCGAGGCCGGGTCCACAGATGGACTGTCTGACAGCCAAAATTCAGGCCCCACCCGAGAGACCGTGGTCTGAGGGCCTGCATGCGTTTCAGCCGGACTGGACCGTGGTCTGAGGGCCTGCATGCGTTTCAGCCCGACTGGACCGTGGTCTGAGGGCCAGCATGCGCTTCAGCCCGACTGGACCGTGGTCTGAGGGCCAGCATGCGTTTCAGCCGGACTGGACCGACGTGACAGCCCTTGGCGTATTTTTACATTAACTACAGTGACTGTTTGTTGACAAGACGAATATTTATTTGGGGAATGACTGGAAATGTGAAAGATGGAAGTGTTGTGCCACTTTGTATTCATTTTTGTTGATTTTTCATTTCCTGGGAGATTCCAGATATCCCAGTGCGGCTGAATAAATAACATATTTTGTATTGCAATATTCAGATATTGCTTACATGGAGTAGAACCCAAAACTACTAAGATGTTTTCAGAAAATGGTACATGTCAGTCAATGAGCAGATGGCACAGAAACTGTGATGTCAAAATACTGCACTGTAGtatctactctctctctttctgcctctcgtGTACAATGTCTCATTCTGTCTGGCAGTCTTGGTCACTGCACTGTAAAGTTATTATGTCAGGGATAATGTCTTGTCCATCGGTCATTATTGGAAAATAACAGCACCCTGACGCGGAGGAGTGGACTGCAACAGGacatgtcttacaacctttattTAAGCTAGTGTGTAGATGTGATGGACAAACATAAAAGTCAATCAAGGCTCCGTCAAGTACTTGGGGTTTTCTTCTGATGCATAGCCTTGTGTTTGAAATGAAGAACCAACCCTTGGGTGGATTTGTAGCTgtgacctgagagagagagaggacctgCGCTCATTGTGGGCAGGGTAAATGTAACCTGTACTGAGACAAGTGTCTCAGTATTACTTTATCCTGCAGCAGGTCTATGCCATCACTACGGCTTCCAGATGGCACTGATGCTGGGTACTCTGGTCCAGACTCCGATGTATCGCAAGGGCAGATGCCAGCTTAGCTGTGCGTGCCTTAGAAGTACCCTTACCTGGTGTTGAGAGTGATAGAAGAATAAATAAAATCTTCATTTGAGTTTTATATTTGGCATCATAGTACATTTTTGCCCTGCATTGCATGTGTTTCATATTGGCAGTACATCTTTTTCAGACAATGCCATGTGGCAATATTGCTTTGTCAGTATTCATATATGAGGCATTTGTAATCAAATAGATTATTTTACTATAGCATAAGAGGCTGGACT encodes the following:
- the rgs14b gene encoding regulator of G-protein signaling 14 isoform X2, which encodes MSLKLNNSGISNGHKTLAASDGELNVMETDEQGGGSNTSLPSAPNDRASGMDQTASWAVSFERLLEDPTGVRYFTAFLKSEVSAENILFWQACEKFRRIPSTQPGELCRAALSIYNTYLSDSATLPVNIDDTARVDEKTLRAPHSDMFQKAQQQIFKLMKFDSYARFVRSQLYQNCMLANVEGRPLPDIGPRSKATAAKRAAAPDNYSQRDQQKPDSKQKEKSRAKAEEEQRKGLIQKWDKRQEKTASWGDPLASIKTGGSSRNEVEQVCARLAESDLPVAHKYCCVYLPDGTASLMPARTGLSVRSMLMGLCEKRGLPLKDITIHLQGKDKKPLSLDQDSAVLKDQQVVLELRVTLAVRIVFMGKTVTIVAKSNKTLQEALATILQKYNLRPQETLVTMSGSDEILNMNIGVTSLANKTVILDRSKARDIPSATKVPVTSPGLQQMRRGGIADVDISSPGAGYRTRGNARQRNPGLRRTYDMDGLGGCAGLVELLNRAQWCSADDQRGLLSKEHLMLPQFLQQPLPEETAEEDDQDLGNRLAEESQSDSGSSSCLPQVADQGPVPGFASTSAEADAMPSLPPTGGEVPGEAGSTDGLSDSQNSGPTRETVV
- the rgs14b gene encoding regulator of G-protein signaling 14 isoform X3, coding for MAMMTLAASDGELNVMETDEQGGGSNTSLPSAPNDRASGMDQTASWAVSFERLLEDPTGVRYFTAFLKSEVSAENILFWQACEKFRRIPSTQPGELCRAALSIYNTYLSDSATLPVNIDDTARVDEKTLRAPHSDMFQKAQQQIFKLMKFDSYARFVRSQLYQNCMLANVEGRPLPDIGPRSKATAAKRAAAPDNYSQRDQQKPDSKQKEKSRAKAEEEQRKGLIQKWDKRQEKTASWGDPLASIKTGGSSRNEVEQVCARLAESDLPVAHKYCCVYLPDGTASLMPARTGLSVRSMLMGLCEKRGLPLKDITIHLQGKDKKPLSLDQDSAVLKDQQVVLELRVTLAVRIVFMGKTVTIVAKSNKTLQEALATILQKYNLRPQETLVTMSGSDEILNMNIGVTSLANKTVILDRSKARDIPSATKVPVTSPGLQQMRRGGIADVDISSPGAGYRTRGNARQRNPGLRRTYDMDGLGGCAGLVELLNRAQWCSADDQRGLLSKEHLMLPQFLQQPLPEETAEEDDQDLGNRLAEESQSDSGSSSCLPQVADQGPVPGFASTSAEADAMPSLPPTGGEVPGEAGSTDGLSDSQNSGPTRETVV
- the rgs14b gene encoding regulator of G-protein signaling 14 isoform X1, which gives rise to MEAAALHRHDKPAQKATAKGREKRTVSFQDLTRSFSHFTLRTSFRRKFGERTGFTGSRTLTVTKTLAASDGELNVMETDEQGGGSNTSLPSAPNDRASGMDQTASWAVSFERLLEDPTGVRYFTAFLKSEVSAENILFWQACEKFRRIPSTQPGELCRAALSIYNTYLSDSATLPVNIDDTARVDEKTLRAPHSDMFQKAQQQIFKLMKFDSYARFVRSQLYQNCMLANVEGRPLPDIGPRSKATAAKRAAAPDNYSQRDQQKPDSKQKEKSRAKAEEEQRKGLIQKWDKRQEKTASWGDPLASIKTGGSSRNEVEQVCARLAESDLPVAHKYCCVYLPDGTASLMPARTGLSVRSMLMGLCEKRGLPLKDITIHLQGKDKKPLSLDQDSAVLKDQQVVLELRVTLAVRIVFMGKTVTIVAKSNKTLQEALATILQKYNLRPQETLVTMSGSDEILNMNIGVTSLANKTVILDRSKARDIPSATKVPVTSPGLQQMRRGGIADVDISSPGAGYRTRGNARQRNPGLRRTYDMDGLVELLNRAQWCSADDQRGLLSKEHLMLPQFLQQPLPEETAEEDDQDLGNRLAEESQSDSGSSSCLPQVADQGPVPGFASTSAEADAMPSLPPTGGEVPGEAGSTDGLSDSQNSGPTRETVV